Proteins encoded by one window of Maliibacterium massiliense:
- a CDS encoding GNAT family protein: MQTTQTPCTLRPWEMADAPALARALGNRRVQDNLRDGIPYPYGEQDARAFIAQMRAADPNAIFSFAISAGGRLAGSIAAFRQENIHFRTAELGYFVAEPFWGRGIATCAVGQLCAHVFAHSDILRIFAEPFACNAASCRVLEKCGFTREGTLRANAVKNGRVLDMHLYARVRTDARA; this comes from the coding sequence ATGCAAACTACGCAAACACCCTGCACGCTCCGGCCCTGGGAGATGGCGGACGCGCCCGCGCTTGCGCGGGCGCTGGGCAACAGGCGCGTGCAGGACAACCTGCGCGACGGCATCCCCTACCCCTACGGCGAGCAGGATGCCCGCGCCTTCATCGCGCAGATGCGCGCCGCTGATCCCAACGCCATCTTTTCCTTTGCCATCAGTGCAGGCGGGCGCCTGGCGGGCAGCATCGCCGCGTTCCGGCAGGAGAACATCCACTTTCGCACCGCGGAGCTGGGGTACTTTGTCGCCGAGCCCTTCTGGGGCAGAGGCATCGCCACGTGCGCCGTGGGGCAGCTCTGCGCGCACGTCTTTGCGCACAGCGATATCCTGCGCATCTTTGCCGAGCCCTTTGCCTGCAACGCGGCCTCCTGCCGCGTGCTGGAAAAGTGCGGCTTCACGCGCGAGGGGACGCTGCGCGCAAACGCGGTGAAAAACGGCCGCGTGCTGGATATGCACCTGTACGCGCGCGTGCGAACGGACGCGCGCGCGTAA
- the vanR gene encoding VanR-ABDEGLN family response regulator transcription factor has product MQQEIFIVDDEQEIADLICVYLQNEGYATYTFYDGASALAALDAQHIDLAILDVMMPGMDGFALCRAIRKRHTFPIIMLTARGEDMDKITGLTIGADDYITKPFNPLELVARVKAQLRRYTRYNESGKPEEQIIDFGGLVINKSTHICTLYDEPLQLTPTEFSILWLLCENRGRVLSAEELFEAVWQDKYLDSNNTVMVHIRRLREKMHEPARHPKFIKTVWGVGYKIE; this is encoded by the coding sequence ATGCAGCAGGAGATATTCATCGTGGACGACGAGCAGGAGATCGCGGACTTGATCTGCGTGTACCTGCAGAACGAGGGGTACGCCACATACACCTTTTACGATGGCGCAAGCGCGCTTGCGGCGCTGGACGCCCAGCACATCGACCTTGCGATCCTGGATGTGATGATGCCGGGCATGGACGGCTTTGCGCTGTGCCGCGCCATCCGCAAGCGCCACACCTTTCCCATCATCATGCTGACGGCGCGCGGGGAGGATATGGACAAGATCACCGGCCTTACCATCGGCGCGGATGATTACATCACCAAGCCCTTCAACCCGCTGGAGCTGGTGGCGCGCGTCAAGGCGCAGCTGCGCCGCTACACCCGTTACAACGAGAGCGGCAAGCCCGAGGAGCAGATCATCGACTTCGGCGGCCTTGTGATCAACAAAAGCACCCACATCTGCACCCTCTACGACGAGCCGCTGCAGCTGACGCCCACGGAGTTTTCCATCCTGTGGCTGCTGTGCGAGAACCGTGGCCGGGTGCTCAGCGCCGAGGAGCTCTTTGAGGCGGTGTGGCAGGATAAGTACCTGGATTCCAACAACACCGTGATGGTGCACATCCGCCGCCTGCGCGAGAAAATGCACGAGCCGGCGCGCCATCCCAAATTCATCAAGACCGTATGGGGGGTTGGCTATAAAATTGAATGA